One stretch of Candidatus Lernaella stagnicola DNA includes these proteins:
- a CDS encoding DUF1015 domain-containing protein — MARIAPFAAWRFHPENVPDIGTALAPPYDQVDERLRDEIAHRGAVNIIQLMPGHDELNDVNIEQMAKRAGDTWNKWCADNIVIRDVQPGIYYYRQGYVGPDGQYKVCKAFFALLDLEPESSRMVLPQETDWVNPRVERLKLMEATHVAAAPIFLLYSDPEREVMSLLVGAAGEVEACIDTECDDESSHTVFRLGDPELIERVRDIMATHTVILADGHHRYRTAQAFAAAHPENEAAQRILACFVPLQDDGLSILPIHRAVTGLPRLNPNDLLFELSKTFYIRELDQSDADGELLQHVMTEMARDDEHDEATFAAAIEGVPEILLLSVKNDAAKLILPEGLAEPIRDMDVALLHRLILEGPLGLDPADRSKGELVFFHEPERLLQLVTEKEAQAVFLLNPLATRQLESVADAKLKLPHKAARFYPNIPAGLVMHSIKYGSHGETNG, encoded by the coding sequence GTGGCCCGAATTGCCCCCTTTGCCGCTTGGCGCTTTCATCCGGAAAACGTTCCCGACATCGGTACGGCGCTCGCGCCGCCATACGACCAAGTGGATGAGCGTCTACGCGACGAAATCGCCCATCGCGGCGCGGTGAACATCATTCAGCTAATGCCCGGCCACGACGAACTCAATGACGTGAATATTGAGCAGATGGCCAAGCGCGCCGGCGATACGTGGAACAAGTGGTGCGCGGACAACATCGTGATACGCGACGTTCAACCCGGCATTTACTACTATCGCCAGGGATACGTCGGACCTGACGGTCAATACAAAGTGTGCAAGGCGTTTTTCGCCCTGCTCGACCTGGAACCCGAAAGCAGTCGCATGGTCCTGCCCCAGGAGACGGACTGGGTCAATCCGCGGGTTGAGCGCCTGAAACTCATGGAAGCCACGCACGTAGCCGCGGCACCCATCTTCCTGTTGTATTCTGACCCCGAACGCGAGGTGATGTCCCTGTTGGTCGGAGCCGCGGGCGAGGTCGAGGCTTGTATCGACACCGAATGTGATGACGAATCCTCCCATACCGTGTTTCGCCTCGGTGATCCGGAACTGATTGAGCGCGTGCGGGACATCATGGCGACACACACCGTCATCTTGGCCGACGGTCACCACCGCTACCGCACGGCCCAAGCGTTCGCCGCGGCGCATCCCGAAAACGAAGCGGCCCAACGAATTCTCGCTTGCTTCGTTCCCTTGCAGGACGACGGCCTCTCCATCCTGCCGATTCACCGCGCCGTAACCGGTCTGCCGCGGCTTAATCCGAACGACCTGCTTTTCGAATTGTCGAAGACGTTCTATATCCGCGAACTCGACCAAAGCGACGCCGACGGCGAACTGCTGCAACACGTAATGACGGAGATGGCCCGGGATGACGAACATGACGAGGCGACGTTTGCCGCGGCCATTGAAGGAGTGCCTGAAATTCTGCTTCTTTCCGTCAAAAACGACGCGGCCAAGCTCATCTTGCCCGAAGGATTGGCCGAACCGATCCGGGATATGGACGTTGCGCTGCTGCACCGCCTGATTTTGGAGGGCCCCCTGGGCCTGGATCCCGCCGATCGCAGCAAGGGTGAGTTGGTCTTTTTCCATGAACCCGAGCGCTTGCTGCAACTGGTGACCGAGAAAGAAGCGCAAGCGGTGTTCTTGCTCAATCCACTGGCGACCCGCCAACTCGAATCTGTTGCCGATGCGAAGCTAAAATTGCCACATAAGGCCGCCCGGTTTTATCCCAATATTCCGGCTGGTCTGGTCATGCACAGCATTAAATATGGTTCTCACGGAGAAACAAATGGCTGA
- the rfbD gene encoding dTDP-4-dehydrorhamnose reductase yields MKVIVTGADGMLGQDALIVLGERLEVFGVDIDDADLTDLDQAQELLEMYAPSWVVNCAAYTAVDRAEQEPDAAFAVNETATKNLALACRGRGARLLHVSTDYVFDGKKTDAYLPDDEPGPLGVYGKSKWAGEAAARKVLGNRCVILRTAWLHGPGGPNFVSAILAKLKKGEPLRVVNDQIGSPTYTGHLAEAILAAIESHLVGVHHTVGGGHCSWFDFAKQIAEFAGFAEAVIEPISSTEIDRPAPRPQNSRLDTASFTAATGYPFPDWREGLAAHLVRLGLR; encoded by the coding sequence ATGAAAGTAATCGTTACCGGCGCCGATGGGATGTTGGGCCAAGACGCCCTCATAGTCTTGGGCGAGCGCCTCGAAGTCTTCGGCGTTGATATTGACGACGCCGATCTTACCGACCTAGACCAAGCTCAGGAGCTGCTGGAAATGTACGCGCCTTCCTGGGTTGTCAACTGCGCCGCCTATACCGCCGTCGACCGCGCCGAACAGGAGCCCGACGCCGCTTTCGCCGTCAATGAAACGGCTACGAAAAATTTGGCGCTGGCCTGCCGCGGTCGCGGGGCGCGCTTGCTGCACGTTTCCACGGATTACGTTTTCGACGGCAAAAAAACCGATGCCTACCTTCCCGACGACGAGCCCGGGCCCCTAGGCGTCTACGGCAAAAGCAAATGGGCCGGTGAGGCGGCGGCACGCAAAGTGTTGGGCAACCGCTGCGTCATCCTTCGCACGGCATGGCTCCATGGTCCAGGCGGTCCGAATTTCGTCAGCGCGATCCTCGCAAAACTCAAAAAAGGCGAGCCCCTTCGCGTCGTCAACGACCAAATCGGCTCGCCGACTTACACCGGCCACTTGGCTGAAGCCATACTCGCGGCCATCGAAAGCCATCTGGTCGGCGTACATCACACCGTAGGCGGCGGACATTGTTCGTGGTTCGATTTCGCCAAACAAATCGCTGAGTTCGCCGGTTTCGCGGAAGCGGTGATCGAGCCGATTTCGTCTACCGAGATCGACCGACCCGCCCCGCGGCCCCAAAACAGCCGCCTGGATACGGCAAGCTTCACCGCCGCGACCGGATACCCTTTTCCCGATTGGCGCGAAGGGCTGGCCGCTCACTTGGTCCGCCTCGGTCTTCGATAA
- the purD gene encoding phosphoribosylamine--glycine ligase, with protein MKVLVIGGGGREHALVWKIAQSPLVKQVWCTPGNAGTATCGDNLPISAEDIDALLDFVNREDVDLTIVGPEAPLVMGIVDRFEKAGRKIFGPSAEAAQIEGSKAFCKSILDGAGASSAAYQLFTDPDEAKAYIREQGAPIVVKADGLAAGKGAIVCATISEAENAVDDILVERRFGSAGDRLIVEECLVGEEASFLVLSDGEHVLALASSQDHKPVGDGDTGPNTGGMGAYSPAPVVTPDLHERIIKQIIEPTVREMARRGHPYKGVLYAGLMIENGVPKVLEYNARFGDPECQPLLFRMKSDIVPLLLASIDGTLDQHQIEWDERPAVCVVMASGGYPDAYEKGKEISGLESALPDTLVFHAGTKLEEGRVVTSGGRVLGVTARAADIPATIDLAYEAVRLIGFNGANFRTDIGKKALKWLGD; from the coding sequence ATGAAAGTGTTGGTCATTGGCGGCGGCGGACGCGAACACGCGTTGGTGTGGAAAATCGCCCAATCCCCCCTCGTCAAACAGGTATGGTGCACGCCCGGTAACGCCGGCACCGCGACTTGCGGCGACAACCTCCCGATCTCGGCCGAGGATATCGACGCCCTGCTCGACTTCGTCAACCGCGAAGACGTCGACCTCACGATTGTCGGCCCCGAAGCACCGCTGGTGATGGGCATCGTCGACCGTTTCGAAAAGGCCGGGCGGAAAATCTTCGGACCCAGCGCCGAGGCCGCGCAAATCGAAGGCAGCAAGGCTTTCTGCAAATCGATCCTGGACGGTGCCGGAGCCTCCAGCGCCGCATACCAACTTTTCACTGATCCCGACGAAGCCAAAGCGTACATCCGCGAACAGGGCGCCCCGATTGTTGTGAAGGCCGATGGACTCGCCGCCGGCAAAGGAGCCATTGTTTGCGCGACGATTTCCGAAGCCGAAAACGCGGTGGACGACATTTTGGTCGAGCGACGTTTCGGCTCTGCCGGCGACCGGTTGATCGTCGAAGAATGCCTCGTCGGCGAGGAGGCCAGCTTCCTGGTTTTGTCCGACGGCGAACACGTGCTGGCCTTAGCCTCCAGCCAGGACCACAAACCCGTCGGCGACGGCGACACCGGACCCAACACGGGCGGCATGGGGGCCTATAGCCCCGCTCCCGTCGTCACACCGGACCTGCACGAACGCATCATCAAGCAGATCATCGAGCCCACGGTTCGGGAAATGGCCCGTCGCGGTCATCCGTACAAGGGCGTCTTGTACGCCGGTCTGATGATTGAGAACGGCGTTCCCAAAGTGCTGGAATACAACGCGCGTTTCGGCGACCCGGAATGCCAGCCCCTCTTGTTCCGCATGAAAAGCGACATCGTACCGCTGCTGCTCGCTTCGATCGACGGCACGCTGGACCAACATCAAATCGAGTGGGACGAGCGCCCCGCCGTGTGCGTCGTCATGGCCAGCGGAGGCTACCCCGACGCCTACGAAAAGGGCAAGGAAATATCCGGCCTCGAAAGTGCGCTGCCCGACACCCTTGTGTTTCACGCCGGCACGAAACTCGAGGAAGGGCGCGTCGTGACCAGCGGCGGACGCGTGCTGGGCGTCACCGCCCGCGCGGCCGACATCCCGGCCACGATCGACTTGGCCTACGAAGCCGTGCGGCTCATTGGCTTCAACGGAGCCAATTTCCGCACCGATATCGGTAAAAAAGCGTTGAAATGGTTGGGGGATTGA
- a CDS encoding acyltransferase family protein, with product MSKTAVRYHEIDMLKGLACVLMLVGHAMRSRMPVPHTFDKIVLHFMDFSGPIFFFVSGMNVMTFLERNADKPGFRATRFYLAAAAVLFVLGFTYNLNRASPVMDIFQGVAVCTVVVYLLMRLRMPTFVHWLIVIGFYAVYLLTLRLPVEIAPRFAEFRELRAQVPLASDLFVSGISPALAALFAAIRPLQRWTMIHFGFLQWITFFYVGALCYRSVTRPKPRTWPWWALFGVLFVVGPFLGWGVFGRGQNLLDAIFLDTFLDLMLRGIPSYVAMTLGGAGLLYLVSRRHYPGASEYQNPVLRFLADRSEMLGKESFMFLIVHWWLISTVLAVEHALPLNPYLRSALVIAGTVFFVPVFARLRDRLAAKSSFATKTAVFMIAGLMLTFLSLGIIGGLVRGFGPSPYYIEIPLYVSYLVSFGFAFVYPTLRLKLRRRYTTALPAGEA from the coding sequence GTGAGCAAAACCGCCGTCCGCTATCACGAAATCGACATGCTCAAAGGCCTGGCGTGTGTGTTGATGCTCGTCGGCCACGCTATGCGTTCGCGCATGCCCGTGCCGCACACCTTCGACAAGATCGTGTTGCATTTCATGGATTTCTCGGGCCCGATTTTCTTCTTCGTCTCGGGCATGAACGTGATGACTTTCCTCGAACGCAACGCGGACAAACCCGGGTTTCGCGCCACGCGCTTCTACCTGGCCGCCGCCGCGGTGCTCTTCGTCCTGGGCTTTACCTACAACCTCAACCGCGCCAGCCCGGTCATGGATATCTTCCAGGGCGTGGCGGTGTGCACGGTCGTCGTCTATTTGCTGATGCGCCTGCGCATGCCGACCTTTGTGCACTGGCTGATCGTCATCGGTTTCTACGCCGTCTATTTGCTGACCCTCCGCCTGCCGGTCGAGATCGCGCCGCGCTTCGCCGAATTCCGCGAACTGCGGGCCCAAGTGCCGCTGGCCTCCGACCTCTTCGTATCGGGCATCAGCCCCGCCCTCGCCGCGCTGTTTGCGGCCATTCGACCGCTGCAACGATGGACGATGATCCACTTCGGTTTTCTGCAATGGATTACGTTTTTCTACGTCGGAGCGCTGTGCTACCGCAGCGTCACGCGGCCGAAGCCGCGCACGTGGCCCTGGTGGGCGCTGTTCGGCGTGCTGTTTGTGGTCGGGCCGTTTTTGGGATGGGGCGTGTTCGGTAGGGGGCAGAACCTGCTGGACGCGATCTTTCTCGACACCTTCCTGGACCTGATGTTGCGCGGCATTCCCAGCTACGTCGCCATGACGCTCGGCGGTGCGGGGCTGCTGTATTTGGTATCCCGGCGGCACTATCCGGGCGCGAGCGAGTATCAAAATCCCGTTTTGCGCTTCCTGGCGGACCGCAGCGAGATGCTCGGCAAAGAGAGCTTCATGTTCTTGATCGTCCACTGGTGGCTGATTTCGACCGTGCTCGCCGTGGAACACGCGTTGCCGCTCAATCCGTACCTGCGTTCGGCGCTGGTGATTGCCGGCACGGTGTTTTTCGTTCCCGTTTTCGCCCGCCTGCGCGACCGCCTCGCGGCCAAGTCGAGCTTCGCCACCAAGACCGCCGTGTTCATGATCGCCGGCCTGATGCTGACCTTTCTCTCGCTCGGCATCATCGGCGGTCTCGTCCGTGGTTTCGGCCCCTCGCCCTATTACATTGAAATTCCGCTGTACGTCAGCTACTTGGTCAGTTTCGGCTTCGCCTTCGTCTACCCGACGTTGCGACTCAAGCTGCGTCGTCGTTACACCACCGCGTTGCCGGCGGGTGAGGCATGA
- the purE gene encoding 5-(carboxyamino)imidazole ribonucleotide mutase — MAKAKVLILMGSDSDWPVMKHAAEVLGQFGVGYEAHVSSAHRTPARTAKFVRGARDEGFSAIICGAGAAAHLAGVCAAETTLPVLGVPLDATSLHGLDALLATVQMPAGVPVATFAVGEAGARNAALFAVQILGTARKAVAAKLARYKAEMADKVEKKDQKLQEML, encoded by the coding sequence ATGGCTAAAGCCAAAGTGCTCATTTTGATGGGTTCGGATTCCGACTGGCCGGTGATGAAGCATGCCGCCGAAGTGCTCGGGCAATTCGGTGTCGGCTACGAGGCGCACGTCTCCAGCGCGCACCGTACGCCCGCGCGTACCGCGAAATTCGTGCGGGGGGCCCGCGACGAGGGTTTTTCGGCGATCATCTGCGGGGCCGGCGCCGCTGCGCATCTGGCCGGCGTCTGCGCCGCGGAAACAACCCTGCCCGTGCTCGGCGTTCCCTTGGATGCAACGAGCCTGCACGGCCTGGACGCATTGCTGGCCACCGTGCAAATGCCCGCGGGCGTGCCGGTGGCCACATTTGCCGTCGGCGAGGCCGGGGCGCGAAACGCGGCTCTGTTTGCCGTGCAGATATTGGGGACCGCGCGAAAAGCCGTCGCGGCAAAGCTCGCCCGTTACAAAGCCGAAATGGCTGACAAAGTGGAGAAAAAAGATCAAAAGCTCCAGGAAATGCTGTAA
- a CDS encoding MBL fold metallo-hydrolase: MPFERVVGSVYVVGGDAFTYAGDCLTYLVAGPPLVLIDAGANLEVDRLCDNILETGHQPEDIACLLLTHGHVDHIGGAAAMREKTGCRIAAHLDDADAITTGDERRTAANWYGIQLPHLPIDVTLRGDSGEISGVKWLHIPGHTPGSIAAYMDTSAGRVLFGQDVHGPFNAMFQSDIKSWRVSMEKLLALQPDILCEGHFGVFRGREQATRFIRGQLAAHA; encoded by the coding sequence ATGCCCTTTGAGCGCGTGGTCGGCAGCGTGTATGTGGTCGGCGGTGATGCCTTTACCTACGCGGGTGATTGTCTGACCTATCTCGTGGCCGGGCCGCCTTTGGTATTGATCGACGCCGGCGCCAACCTCGAAGTCGATCGTCTCTGCGACAACATCCTGGAAACCGGCCACCAACCCGAAGACATCGCCTGTCTGCTGCTCACCCACGGCCACGTCGATCACATCGGCGGCGCGGCGGCCATGCGCGAAAAAACGGGATGTCGCATCGCCGCCCACCTCGATGACGCCGACGCCATCACCACCGGCGACGAGCGCCGCACGGCGGCCAATTGGTACGGAATTCAACTGCCGCACTTACCCATCGACGTAACGCTACGCGGGGACAGCGGCGAAATTTCCGGCGTGAAATGGCTGCACATCCCCGGGCATACCCCCGGCTCGATCGCGGCCTACATGGATACAAGCGCCGGCCGCGTTCTGTTTGGGCAGGATGTACACGGCCCGTTCAACGCCATGTTTCAATCGGACATAAAATCGTGGCGTGTCAGCATGGAAAAGCTGCTCGCGCTGCAACCGGATATCCTGTGCGAGGGCCATTTCGGCGTGTTTCGCGGGCGGGAACAAGCGACACGGTTTATACGCGGGCAGCTCGCCGCGCACGCGTAG
- a CDS encoding sulfatase, translating into MRFRHVALFALFTLALSVVLVAACQPRGGPPTDKPNIILISIDTLRADHVGCYGYPVPTTPHLDQLAAEGVRFERALSNSPWTLPSHVTMLTGQEVGVHNVRYSKNALADSALTISEVLKDNGYATIGFGSAPYLKKLYGFSQGFDVYDDELAHVSYKESHEAVTAKKVVDKALDQIDKHRRDNWFVFMHVWDVHYDYVPPAPYDKKFVDPNYTGRFRMKKWEKNKKFRLGMDPADFAYVISQYDGEIAWVDSQLGRLFQALKKRGLYDNTAIIITADHGEEFLDHGQKGHGHSLYDELIHVPLIIKAPKVQAGGAIACPVSLVDLFPTIAAWSKAPHVPYKGPGQNLLELIAGTRTCDSSRPLFAETKMSNLDKLHAYKRGYEMMIEKGRVKYHNRVTEPLRELLFDVAADPDEQNNLVADRQENLLEMQSAMRDYSRDNAAQRRKKRMAKRTKLDRKTREQLKELGYIN; encoded by the coding sequence ATGCGCTTTCGGCATGTTGCCCTTTTTGCCCTTTTCACCCTGGCGTTGTCGGTGGTGTTGGTCGCGGCTTGCCAACCTCGGGGAGGCCCGCCGACCGACAAGCCCAACATCATCCTGATCAGCATCGACACCTTGAGGGCCGATCACGTCGGTTGTTACGGATACCCTGTGCCGACCACGCCGCACCTGGATCAGCTCGCCGCCGAGGGCGTGCGTTTTGAACGCGCACTATCCAACTCGCCGTGGACGTTGCCGAGCCACGTGACCATGCTCACCGGCCAGGAAGTGGGCGTGCACAATGTTCGCTACTCGAAAAACGCCTTGGCCGATTCCGCTCTGACCATCAGCGAAGTGCTCAAAGATAACGGTTACGCCACGATCGGATTCGGCAGCGCACCGTATCTAAAAAAGTTGTACGGCTTCTCCCAGGGTTTCGACGTCTATGACGACGAACTGGCGCATGTAAGCTACAAAGAAAGCCACGAAGCGGTCACCGCGAAGAAGGTCGTGGATAAAGCGCTGGACCAGATCGACAAGCATCGCCGGGATAATTGGTTCGTTTTCATGCACGTGTGGGATGTCCATTACGATTACGTCCCCCCGGCTCCCTACGACAAGAAATTCGTCGACCCGAATTACACGGGCCGGTTCCGCATGAAGAAATGGGAAAAGAACAAGAAGTTCCGGCTCGGCATGGATCCGGCCGACTTCGCGTACGTCATCTCCCAATACGACGGCGAGATCGCCTGGGTCGACAGCCAGCTCGGGCGCTTGTTCCAAGCCCTCAAAAAGCGGGGACTCTACGATAATACGGCGATCATCATCACCGCCGACCACGGCGAGGAGTTCCTTGACCACGGGCAGAAAGGTCACGGCCACTCGCTTTACGACGAACTGATTCATGTGCCGTTGATTATCAAGGCGCCGAAAGTCCAAGCCGGCGGCGCCATCGCTTGCCCGGTAAGCCTGGTCGATCTGTTCCCGACGATCGCCGCGTGGTCCAAAGCGCCGCACGTACCCTACAAGGGACCGGGGCAGAACCTGCTGGAATTAATCGCCGGCACGCGCACCTGCGATTCCAGCCGCCCGCTGTTCGCTGAAACGAAGATGTCGAATCTCGACAAACTCCACGCCTACAAGCGCGGTTACGAAATGATGATCGAAAAGGGCCGGGTGAAATACCACAACCGCGTCACCGAACCCTTGCGGGAATTGCTGTTTGACGTTGCCGCCGACCCCGACGAGCAAAACAATCTCGTCGCCGATCGGCAGGAAAACTTGCTCGAGATGCAATCCGCCATGCGCGATTACAGCCGTGACAACGCTGCGCAACGACGCAAAAAACGCATGGCGAAGCGGACCAAACTGGACCGCAAAACCCGCGAACAACTCAAAGAGTTGGGTTACATCAACTAA
- a CDS encoding L-threonylcarbamoyladenylate synthase, protein MQPKDAELDQPPPDLKALVARLDDGEVVAFPTETFYGLIARVDRPNALRKVFELKGRPPERALPVVVSTFGVARSLWSAIPADVEKLVARFWPGPLTIVLPAHPAVDMLITGGSDTVGIRVPGSDALRRLASLSGGALVATSANLADQPPARSCRDIYEYFGSQLVCAEGPPLPISKGSTVLLCTEWPPLILRQGEVSREVLADAIGVEPDLRN, encoded by the coding sequence ATGCAACCGAAAGATGCAGAGCTAGACCAACCCCCGCCTGACCTAAAGGCGCTTGTGGCTCGTCTGGATGACGGCGAGGTAGTCGCCTTTCCGACCGAAACCTTTTACGGTTTGATAGCCCGAGTCGACCGACCCAATGCGCTGCGGAAGGTCTTCGAACTCAAGGGACGTCCGCCCGAACGCGCCCTCCCCGTTGTCGTCTCCACATTCGGCGTCGCCCGCTCACTATGGTCCGCGATACCCGCCGATGTTGAAAAACTGGTCGCCCGCTTCTGGCCGGGCCCCTTGACGATCGTCCTGCCCGCCCATCCGGCGGTAGACATGCTGATAACCGGCGGCAGCGACACTGTGGGTATCCGCGTGCCGGGCAGCGATGCCCTTCGCCGCCTGGCTTCGTTGTCCGGCGGAGCGCTCGTGGCCACGAGCGCCAATTTGGCCGACCAACCTCCGGCGCGCTCCTGTCGCGACATTTATGAGTACTTCGGTAGCCAACTTGTTTGCGCGGAAGGACCGCCGCTGCCGATAAGCAAAGGCAGTACGGTTTTACTATGCACCGAATGGCCGCCGTTGATTCTCCGTCAAGGTGAAGTATCCCGTGAAGTGCTCGCGGACGCGATTGGCGTCGAACCCGATTTGAGGAATTAA
- a CDS encoding tRNA1(Val) (adenine(37)-N6)-methyltransferase translates to MADVNNGSDKTNSDRFQDVDVNTDEELQDLLHGEMVILQKKNGYRFSVDPILLTSFIELKKGDQVIDLGTGSGIMPLILASRQVEAKAGFVGVEVQKTMADMAERSVTANHLGKKIDIRHSDIRDIKKSFAADSFDVVISNPPYVAAGTGRVNPEDEKAVARHEIKITLEEVVIAARYLIKPKGRAYFVFPVKRLTALFCLCRAHSLEPRQVQFVHANHSSGAKLAMLEAQRDAGVSLHVNRPMFVYNMDGTYTEEVAVILNEHDFLETTTET, encoded by the coding sequence ATGGCTGATGTGAATAACGGTAGTGACAAAACCAATTCCGATCGCTTCCAAGATGTCGACGTAAACACCGATGAAGAACTGCAGGATTTGCTCCACGGCGAAATGGTCATCTTGCAGAAAAAAAACGGCTATCGGTTCAGTGTCGACCCGATTCTCTTGACCTCTTTTATTGAGTTGAAAAAGGGCGATCAGGTCATCGACTTGGGAACAGGCAGCGGCATCATGCCGCTCATCCTAGCCAGTCGCCAAGTTGAGGCAAAAGCCGGATTTGTGGGCGTCGAAGTCCAGAAAACGATGGCCGACATGGCCGAGCGAAGTGTGACCGCCAACCATCTCGGAAAAAAGATCGACATCCGACACAGCGATATCAGGGATATCAAGAAAAGCTTCGCCGCCGATAGTTTTGACGTGGTGATCTCCAACCCGCCCTACGTCGCCGCCGGGACCGGGCGTGTGAATCCGGAAGACGAAAAAGCCGTCGCCCGGCACGAAATCAAGATCACGCTCGAAGAAGTCGTGATCGCGGCCCGTTACTTGATTAAGCCCAAGGGCCGTGCGTATTTCGTCTTTCCCGTCAAGCGTTTGACCGCCCTGTTCTGCCTGTGTCGGGCCCACAGCCTCGAACCGCGGCAGGTGCAATTCGTCCACGCCAACCATTCCTCCGGCGCCAAGCTCGCGATGCTCGAAGCTCAGCGCGACGCCGGCGTCTCATTGCATGTAAATCGGCCCATGTTCGTGTACAATATGGACGGCACCTACACCGAGGAAGTGGCCGTAATACTCAACGAACACGACTTCTTGGAAACTACCACGGAAACATGA
- a CDS encoding manganese efflux pump MntP family protein, giving the protein MAVILIVAFALALDAFAVSLVAGATAADVGLRRTLRLAWHFGFFQSLMAFTGWIVGRTIAPWIAPFDHWVAFVLLLLVGGRMLLESSRGEDADAPTKDITRGKSLIVLSIATSIDALGVGLSLFLLPGSPWLAVLIIGVVAFALTAVGMQLSHSVAKLIGLGRWAEAVGGLVLIGIGLHILHEHGVF; this is encoded by the coding sequence GTGGCTGTAATACTCATCGTGGCATTTGCTTTGGCGCTCGACGCTTTCGCCGTGTCTCTCGTGGCCGGGGCGACCGCCGCCGACGTCGGGCTGCGGCGCACGCTGCGGCTGGCTTGGCATTTCGGCTTTTTCCAATCGTTGATGGCCTTCACCGGCTGGATCGTGGGCAGAACGATTGCGCCGTGGATCGCCCCCTTTGACCACTGGGTCGCTTTTGTTCTCCTACTGCTTGTCGGCGGCCGCATGTTGCTGGAAAGCAGTCGCGGCGAGGATGCGGACGCCCCGACGAAAGACATCACGCGCGGCAAGTCGCTGATCGTCTTGTCGATTGCCACGAGCATTGACGCCCTCGGCGTTGGGTTAAGTCTTTTCCTCTTGCCGGGCTCACCCTGGTTGGCCGTTCTTATCATCGGCGTCGTGGCGTTCGCGTTGACCGCCGTCGGCATGCAGTTGTCTCATTCGGTGGCCAAACTCATCGGTCTGGGCCGGTGGGCCGAAGCCGTGGGCGGCCTCGTGCTGATCGGGATCGGCTTGCACATCCTTCACGAGCACGGTGTATTTTAA